From the Populus nigra chromosome 13, ddPopNigr1.1, whole genome shotgun sequence genome, the window agtttttataatattagtatgatgattaaaaaattatatattcttaCTAGactttttatgtttgaaaaaatgaaattaagatttaaaaaattctatttttttaatagtaacataaaaaatatattataagatcATTATtgttaaaacaacaaaattattcaCTGTGTAATTTAATAGGATCAaaactctattattttgattaaaaaaaaagattttaactaTGTTTGGCCGAATCAACTAAATTAGCAAgtcaacactttttttttttatcaagttagttaattttttattttttatttttaaaaaaaattcagccaGGAGCCGGTTTAACTTGGTCAGCCGGTCCCCGTTTTGCAACTATAATCGGTACAAGAATACCCGACGGCTGGAAGGGGGAAAAAAGTTGCATGTTCAGCGACGCCGTTCCTCTAAAAACCGGCCCCTCAATCACGAATCACCGAATCAAATAGCTGTTGAGtctgttttcttgatttcaaaaccAAGGAAACCACAGACATCAAAAGTACTCATCAGTTCCCACGAACATTGTAAGATTTGCATCAAATTCCTCTCTTTCAAGTCATGTCATGTCTCTTCTCACGAGTTTCAAGGCCTTGAAAGAAATCCTTAAACCCTGCTCAAAtctttcaacaacaacaacaacatcatcatcatcctcttcttctttaacACAGCCATCATTCTCCCAAGAACCAGAACCAGCACTAACCATCTCAAGAAAGCCACCAAAATCCTCTCTTTCAAAGCAACTCCAACGTCTTGGAGAACCTTTTCGTCCTTTATCACAACAGAATGACTCACTAAATGCAAGAACTCAACAACCCCAGAATTCACAAGGGCTTAGAAATGAAGCCCAAGTTGTAAAATTTGAAGATAGGcaggaagaagaggagaaggagaGGGAGTTTGAGGATCTTGGGAGAACTAAATTGGGTCAGTTTCAGTTTGAACATACTGGACCCTTTGAGCCACTAGTCCTTTCTTTGCTTGGAGAGGTTCCTGTCATACGGGTAATTGATAATTATGCATTTTATGCTTCGAATTGTTTTGACCCAgttgtttatttcttttgtaattGCAGTTTCTGGGTTcgagttttgtttttgtgttggaAAGTATGTGTCTTGTTGTTGTTTGAATTAGAAAGTTCACTTTTTTCTATGTTAAGGAGTTGTTTCTTCTTTTAGAAGTATGTTATGTGTAGTGCAATTGTTACAGAATTTGATTAACTTTGGAGAAGagtaaattttgaattgtaatAGCAAAATTGGATTATAGAAGTTAAGAACACATAAAAAACTTGCTTAATCTACATTtaagaaacacacacacacacacacacacagagttctttaatttttgggAATCtgtggatgattttttttcctgctaaTTTTGATTGCAGGTTCCTGCTTCTATTAACTGCAGGTTGCTTGAACATCAAAGGGAGGgagtaaaatttttatataagctATACCTAGACAACCATGGAGGTGTTCTTGGTGATGACATGTCAGTATATTTGTTGTGTTGAAATATGTgatttcttgataagttttgtATTTCACATGTGACAGTTTTACTCTCAGATGATTATGCATGACCCATTTTGACAACAATTTACAGTCCTTGTCAGACACTGAAAGTGTTTTCTTGCCTGAGTCGTTTATCACTTGTAGATATTTGACCAACAATAATGGCATTTTCTTGTTAAGCTAATTTTGAGTTTATGCATGTATGGAGTATGCATTTACGAATTTACATATTATTCCTTGTATGAGTACTCCTGAATTTTCTGGTGGGCTGATATCTGTTgactttgtttttgaaaaaatggaTCAGGGGACTAGGCAAGACCATTCAGACAATTGCTTTCCTGGCTGCTATCTttgaaaaagatgaagaatccgGTGAGTCCATAACATTAAAGGGAAACCAAGTAGGTAAAAAAGGCCCTGTCCTTATAATTTGCCCCACTTCTGTTATCCACAATTGGGAAAGTGAATTCTCTAGATGGGCAAGCTTTAGTGTTTCTCTTTACCATGGGACAAACCGTGATTTGATACTTGAGAAACTAAAAGCTGGTGGAGTTGAGATACTGATTACCAGTTTTGACACGTACAGAATTCATGGCAGCATTTTGTCAGAGGTGGATTGGGAGGTTGTGATTGTTGATGAGGCGCATCGGCTTAAAAATGAAAAGTCAAAATTATATCTAGCATGTTTAGAAATTAAAACGAGAAAACGTTTTGGTCTCACAGGAACTGTTATGCAGAATAAAATTATGGAGCTGTTTAATCTCCTTGATTGGGTTGCTCCTGGGTCTCTGGGATCAAGGGAACACTTTCGAGAGTTTTATGATGAACCTCTCAAgcatggccaaaggtcaactgCACCTGAAAGTTTTGTCCGGAAAGCTGATAAGCGCAAAGAGCACCTGGTGTCAGTTCTTCGTAAGTACATGCTTAGAAGGACAAAGGAGGAGACCATTGGACATCTTATGATGGGAAAGGAAGACAATGTTGTGTTCTGTTCCATGAGTGAATTGCAAAAGCGGGTCTATAGGAGCATGTTGCAACTGCCAGACATCCAGTGCCTTGTAAATAAGGATCTTCCATGTAGTTGTGGCAGCCCTCTAAAACAGGTGGAGTGCTGCAAAAGGATTGTGCCAGATGGAATTATATGGCCCTACCTTCATAGGGATAACCCTGAAGGTTGTGATTCGTGCCCCTATTGCCTTGTTCTTCCCTGCCTTGTGAAACTCCAACAGGTGAAaggatttttctgttttctatTTCTTGTTTTGTGATGAGTGATCGTTGGAAAGTATACTTCCTGTCTATTTCCTCATACTCACTTTTGGATCCAACAACAGATAAGCAATCACCTCGAGCTGATTAAGCCAAACCCTAGGGATGAACCGGATAAACAGAAGAAGGATGCAGAGTTTGCCTCTGCTGTCTTTGGTGCTGATGTAGATTTGGTGGGAGGAAATGCCCAAAGTGAAAATTTCATGGGCTTGAGCGATGTCAAACATTGTGGGAAAATGCAAGCATTAGAAAAGTTAATGTTTTCCTGGGCTTCACGAGGTGACAAAATTCTTCTCTTCAGCTATTCTGTCAGGTAATGCTTCATAACTTTGCAAACCTGCCTGTGGTGcgactatttatttttctcgtTATACTAGATGTTTCTCTCATAGTGACATAATAAATTTGATcaacacatgtttttttctgttcagaaattcaatatataaatctaagaaaataaaatttttcatcTTGCCCGTTGATGTATATTATTCTGTCATAAAGTGACTGTTTATGTAGTTAGTATTTGATTTTGTAGAATAGCTGTAATAAATGATTTTCATAACTCCTATTGTTCGAGCATCCTGGTTTTACCACTTCTAAAgttaaactctttt encodes:
- the LOC133671306 gene encoding switch 2, with translation MSLLTSFKALKEILKPCSNLSTTTTTSSSSSSSLTQPSFSQEPEPALTISRKPPKSSLSKQLQRLGEPFRPLSQQNDSLNARTQQPQNSQGLRNEAQVVKFEDRQEEEEKEREFEDLGRTKLGQFQFEHTGPFEPLVLSLLGEVPVIRVPASINCRLLEHQREGVKFLYKLYLDNHGGVLGDDMGLGKTIQTIAFLAAIFEKDEESGESITLKGNQVGKKGPVLIICPTSVIHNWESEFSRWASFSVSLYHGTNRDLILEKLKAGGVEILITSFDTYRIHGSILSEVDWEVVIVDEAHRLKNEKSKLYLACLEIKTRKRFGLTGTVMQNKIMELFNLLDWVAPGSLGSREHFREFYDEPLKHGQRSTAPESFVRKADKRKEHLVSVLRKYMLRRTKEETIGHLMMGKEDNVVFCSMSELQKRVYRSMLQLPDIQCLVNKDLPCSCGSPLKQVECCKRIVPDGIIWPYLHRDNPEGCDSCPYCLVLPCLVKLQQISNHLELIKPNPRDEPDKQKKDAEFASAVFGADVDLVGGNAQSENFMGLSDVKHCGKMQALEKLMFSWASRGDKILLFSYSVRMLDILEKFLIRKGHSFSRLDGSTPTNLRQSLVDDFNSSPSKQVFLISTRAGGLGLNLVSANRVVIFDPNWNPAQDLQAQDRSFRFGQKRHVVVFRLLAAGSFEELVYSRQVYKQQLSNIAVSGKIENRYFEGVQDCKEFQGELFGICNLFRDLSDKLFTSEIIELHEKQGKGDGQCSTTMQELPELGTCFLHPDQAAVTTSSVCETSDNGNHESVTRKKPVLEELGILYTHRNEDIVNIGPGIRKNTEESIPGKDSINNPPVKRRRKPDDVGGKRNDLPSKDWKKIQYSLLAQFMGMGEVEFSKWVLSATTSERENALRDYKKRKEKMPDG